Proteins encoded in a region of the Rutidosis leptorrhynchoides isolate AG116_Rl617_1_P2 chromosome 9, CSIRO_AGI_Rlap_v1, whole genome shotgun sequence genome:
- the LOC139869138 gene encoding hevamine-A-like, with amino-acid sequence MLSKSVRSLVISLVIIAISKTTIYASKSGELAVFWGQNGNEGTLADTCATKKFPYVNLAFLKVFGNGSTPILNLAGHCDPASGGCVSLTNDIRGCQKQGVKLMLAIGGAAGTYTLSSKLDARHVSIYLWKAFLGGKSSSVFRPLGNASLDGIDFDIEQGSSQFYDDLVRYLKSYCTKKHRVYITGAPQCPYPDKQNGPALNTGLFDYVWVQFYNNPSCEYIPGNSSNLINSWNLWSKSLKAKKLFLGLPASTQAAQNGFIPADVLISDILPMIKHSPKYGGVMLWSKYWDDQSGYSSSIVSSV; translated from the coding sequence TCGCCATATCCAAAACCACTATTTACGCCTCTAAAAGTGGCGAGTTAGCAGTCTTCTGGGGCCAAAATGGTAACGAGGGAACTTTAGCAGACACATGTGCGACTAAAAAATTCCCTTATGTTAACCTTGCATTCCTTAAAGTATTTGGCAACGGGTCAACCCCAATACTTAACCTAGCGGGCCATTGTGACCCAGCCTCGGGTGGGTGCGTCTCATTGACTAACGACATTCGTGGTTGTCAAAAGCAAGGTGTTAAGCTCATGTTGGCTATTGGTGGTGCCGCAGGTACATACACACTATCTTCAAAGTTAGACGCTAGACATGTGTCGATATATTTATGGAAAGCTTTTTTAGGGGGCAAGTCGTCATCGGTGTTTCGTCCCCTAGGTAATGCTTCACTTGACGGCATTGATTTTGATATTGAACAAGGATCATCACAGTTTTATGACGATCTAGTTAGATATTTAAAATCATATTGTACTAAAAAACACAGAGTATATATTACAGGGGCCCCACAATGTCCATATCCTGATAAGCAAAACGGGCCCGCTTTAAATACCGGTCTTTTTGATTATGTGTGGGTTCAGTTTTACAATAACCCGTCATGTGAATATATTCCTGGTAACTCTTCAAATTTGATTAACTCGTGGAACCTTTGGTCGAAGTCGTTAAAGGCAAAAAAGTTGTTTTTAGGGTTGCCGGCATCGACACAAGCAGCCCAAAATGGGTTTATTCCGGCTGATGTATTGATATCTGACATTCTTCCGATGATTAAACACTCACCAAAATACGGAGGTGTAATGTTGTGGTCTAAGTATTGGGATGATCAAAGTGGATATAGTTCTTCAATTGTATCAAGCGTGTAA